From the genome of Sporichthyaceae bacterium:
GGCCGTGGGGACAGTTCTGGGCGCCGTCAGCCGAACGAAGCGAAATCGGCGCGCGGGCCGCACAGGCGCTGCGCCGGTGCGGGCTGGACGGCATTGCCGACCGCCGGGTGCGTGATCTTTCGACGGGACAACGTCGACTGGTGGAGCTCGCCCGTGCCATGGCCAGCCCGTTCCGGTTTCTCCTGCTGGACGAACCGTCATCGGGCCTGGACGTCCACGAGACCGAGGAATTCGGCGCGGTGCTCTCGCAACACGTCGCGGACACCGGCATCGGCGTGTTGCTGGTTGAGCACGACATGGCGTTGGTCGCCCGGGTCTGCACGCAGGTCTACGTCCTGGACTTCGGTCGATTGATCTGGTCCGGTCCCACGGCCGAGGCGCTGGCTGCGGAGGCCGTTCGTGCGGCGTATCTCGGCGGGGATGTCGAGGACTGTGCCACCGATCCGACTCAGGAGCGGGTCAATGCTTGAGCTTCGGGACGTCAGCGCCGGCTATGAGACCGGACTCGTGCTGCGCGACGTGAACCTCAAGGTCCCGGCTGCCTCGGTGGTGGCCCTGCTGGGAGCGAACGGGGCGGGCAAGACGACGCTGTTGCGCGTCGCCTCCGGCCAATTGCGGCCGACCCGCGGACGGGTGACCCTCGACGGCAAGGACGTCACTAACCAGTCGCCGGAACGGCTTGCCCGGCGCGGCGTGTGCCACGTGCCCGAGGGCCGCGGGGTGTTTCCCTCCC
Proteins encoded in this window:
- a CDS encoding ATP-binding cassette domain-containing protein, which gives rise to MKLMPDLTITELSVRFGGLNAVQGLSLHAAAGTITALIGPNGAGKTTTFNACTGVVRHTAGQVYLGQRHLDRLSTAARAAAGLGRTFQRMELFDSMSVQQNVAMGPEGVFSARRPWGQFWAPSAERSEIGARAAQALRRCGLDGIADRRVRDLSTGQRRLVELARAMASPFRFLLLDEPSSGLDVHETEEFGAVLSQHVADTGIGVLLVEHDMALVARVCTQVYVLDFGRLIWSGPTAEALAAEAVRAAYLGGDVEDCATDPTQERVNA